One genomic region from Leptospira tipperaryensis encodes:
- a CDS encoding STAS domain-containing protein: MVFNEKVYISLKLNDLTLEHEEFRIFLNSFLEKNPTCIVLDFSDIEVISSVSLGVLVSFANRVRSLGINVETVNVSNRLKQILKLVSLDRVFGTL; this comes from the coding sequence ATGGTTTTCAATGAGAAAGTTTACATATCTTTAAAATTGAACGACCTTACCTTGGAGCACGAGGAATTTAGAATTTTTCTGAATTCCTTTTTAGAAAAAAATCCAACTTGCATCGTTCTCGACTTTTCCGATATCGAGGTCATTTCTTCGGTATCGCTCGGGGTGTTGGTGAGCTTTGCAAATCGCGTTCGAAGTTTGGGAATCAACGTGGAAACCGTGAACGTTTCGAATCGTCTGAAACAAATCCTTAAACTTGTATCTCTTGACAGAGTATTCGGTACTTTATAA
- a CDS encoding CheR family methyltransferase, with protein MTDIQSGLSSISDEEFQFVKSLMYKETGIFLADHKKIMVQSRLNGRARHFGLKSVSEYIGKLRADHSFFNSELTELINRITTNKTDFYRENHHFEFLKSTFFPSIEEKAAKNGKKILRIWSSACSTGEEPYTIAMTCLDYFAFKPGWDIKIYASDIDTNVINTAKEGIYKEDRLLPVDEKLKTKYFIKIKDPERGEISYQAKPELKALIDFRKVNLLETPYPIPDKMDCVFCRNVIIYFDKQTQKKIFENFEKVLKDRGLLVIGHSETLFGISESYKFLGHTIYQKKPVV; from the coding sequence ATGACAGATATTCAGTCCGGTCTGAGCTCCATTTCCGATGAAGAATTTCAATTCGTAAAATCTCTTATGTACAAAGAGACCGGAATCTTCTTAGCCGATCATAAAAAAATTATGGTTCAGTCCCGCCTCAACGGACGCGCCCGCCACTTCGGATTAAAGTCGGTTTCAGAATACATCGGTAAACTCCGCGCGGACCACTCGTTTTTTAACAGCGAACTCACCGAACTCATCAACAGAATTACCACGAACAAAACCGATTTTTATCGGGAGAATCATCACTTCGAATTTTTAAAATCCACCTTCTTTCCTTCCATAGAAGAGAAGGCTGCCAAGAACGGGAAAAAAATTCTAAGAATATGGTCTAGCGCGTGTTCGACGGGAGAAGAGCCTTATACGATCGCGATGACCTGTCTTGATTACTTCGCGTTCAAACCCGGCTGGGACATCAAGATCTACGCGTCCGATATCGACACGAATGTGATCAACACCGCAAAAGAAGGAATCTATAAAGAAGACCGTCTTCTTCCCGTGGATGAAAAATTAAAGACTAAATATTTTATCAAGATCAAAGATCCGGAACGAGGAGAAATTTCCTATCAAGCAAAGCCGGAATTAAAGGCTCTGATCGATTTTAGAAAGGTGAATCTTTTGGAAACGCCGTATCCGATTCCGGATAAGATGGACTGCGTCTTTTGCAGAAACGTAATCATATATTTTGATAAACAGACCCAGAAGAAAATTTTCGAAAACTTTGAAAAGGTTCTGAAAGACAGAGGACTTTTAGTGATCGGGCATTCGGAAACGTTATTCGGCATTTCCGAGAGTTATAAATTCTTAGGTCATACGATTTATCAGAAAAAACCGGTAGTTTGA
- a CDS encoding HIT family protein, giving the protein MEESNSTQWDEPRKNLFSIHKLDYARGKRPEVDCILCGICRKDPDVPNLMISETDLTVVSVNLYPYNPGHLMVFPKRHILSYEEMTKEEALEIHEAASKAITILKKLWNVQGFNLGYNIGKNAGGSIPHIHQHIVPRFPNEAGFLDVLANSRIVIYEPYEMQKEWIRIWKEFS; this is encoded by the coding sequence ATGGAAGAATCAAATTCTACTCAGTGGGATGAGCCCAGGAAAAATCTTTTTTCAATTCATAAACTGGATTACGCCCGAGGAAAAAGACCTGAGGTGGATTGTATTCTTTGCGGAATTTGCAGAAAGGATCCCGACGTTCCCAATCTCATGATCTCCGAAACCGATCTCACCGTCGTTTCCGTAAATTTGTATCCTTATAATCCGGGACATTTGATGGTCTTTCCCAAAAGACACATTCTTTCTTACGAAGAGATGACCAAAGAAGAAGCTCTGGAGATCCACGAGGCCGCGTCGAAGGCGATTACCATTCTTAAAAAACTTTGGAACGTGCAGGGTTTCAACCTGGGTTATAATATCGGGAAGAACGCGGGCGGATCTATTCCACATATCCATCAGCACATCGTTCCAAGATTTCCGAACGAAGCCGGCTTCTTAGACGTATTAGCAAATTCAAGAATTGTAATTTACGAACCTTACGAAATGCAAAAAGAATGGATTCGCATTTGGAAAGAATTTTCTTAA
- a CDS encoding rhodanese-like domain-containing protein translates to MVKNQNQDRNDLLGKRKLLLWILTLGFFLLTFCGKTPEQADKSQVGEWISQNALVVDVRTPQEFETGHYKNAVNIPLDQIPSRLEEFGSTDRKIVLYCRSGRRSLEAFKTLQSKGYTNTINAGGLTDLP, encoded by the coding sequence ATGGTGAAGAATCAGAATCAAGATAGGAATGATCTTTTGGGAAAACGGAAATTGCTTCTCTGGATTCTAACCTTAGGATTTTTCCTTTTGACCTTTTGTGGAAAAACTCCGGAACAAGCCGACAAAAGCCAAGTCGGCGAATGGATTTCTCAGAATGCCCTCGTCGTAGACGTAAGAACTCCACAGGAATTTGAAACCGGTCATTATAAAAACGCGGTCAACATTCCTTTGGATCAGATTCCCTCTCGGTTGGAAGAATTCGGATCGACCGATCGAAAAATCGTTTTGTATTGTCGTTCGGGGCGACGCAGCCTGGAGGCCTTCAAGACGCTTCAATCGAAAGGATATACAAATACGATCAACGCGGGCGGCTTGACGGACTTACCTTAG
- the rsmH gene encoding 16S rRNA (cytosine(1402)-N(4))-methyltransferase RsmH — MEPVHYSVQGKDILRIFQENFSKEESILFLDGTAGEGGHSLLFLQEFPNSKVILCDRDPVMLSRANARLSEFKERVIPIETNFSDINSELLKAHGVEEGPQGILLDLGISTFHLFHSGRGFSFRESEPLDMRLSPDRGLSAEDVLNTYPKDKLLNIFYTYGEERWSKKIAEVIIDRRKQNPITTSGELAELISKIIPRKFWPPGRHPATRIFQALRIEVNQELSHIETGLKSLLDLLREDGLIQVISFHSLEDRIVKNALRDYAKENGFMLLTKKPILPSEDETRENPASRSAKLRVLKKTKSVDKKYRKEDFEEEEESDV, encoded by the coding sequence TTGGAACCGGTTCACTATTCAGTTCAAGGAAAAGATATTCTCCGAATCTTTCAGGAGAATTTTTCAAAAGAAGAATCCATTCTTTTCTTAGATGGAACCGCTGGAGAAGGCGGACATAGCCTTCTCTTCTTACAAGAATTTCCCAATTCTAAAGTCATTCTCTGCGATCGGGATCCGGTCATGTTATCTCGTGCGAATGCTCGACTTTCCGAATTCAAAGAAAGGGTCATCCCGATTGAAACCAATTTTTCGGATATCAACTCCGAACTTTTAAAAGCTCACGGTGTGGAAGAGGGCCCTCAGGGAATTCTTCTCGATCTTGGAATTTCCACGTTCCATCTTTTTCATTCCGGAAGAGGTTTTAGTTTTAGAGAATCCGAACCCCTCGACATGAGACTTTCTCCGGATAGGGGCTTAAGCGCAGAAGACGTCCTCAACACGTATCCAAAAGACAAACTCTTAAACATTTTTTATACATACGGCGAAGAACGTTGGTCCAAAAAAATCGCCGAAGTGATCATCGATCGAAGAAAGCAGAATCCGATCACGACTTCCGGAGAATTGGCGGAACTCATTTCCAAAATCATTCCTAGAAAGTTTTGGCCTCCGGGAAGACATCCCGCGACTCGGATCTTTCAAGCCCTTCGCATCGAAGTCAATCAAGAACTCTCTCATATCGAAACCGGTTTGAAATCTCTTCTCGATCTTTTACGAGAAGACGGACTGATCCAAGTGATCTCCTTTCATTCTCTCGAAGATCGAATCGTGAAAAACGCGCTCCGAGATTACGCGAAAGAAAACGGTTTTATGCTCCTCACAAAAAAACCGATTCTTCCTTCCGAAGACGAGACGAGGGAGAATCCGGCTTCCCGTTCCGCAAAATTGAGAGTGCTCAAAAAAACGAAATCGGTCGATAAGAAATATAGAAAGGAAGATTTCGAGGAAGAGGAAGAATCGGATGTCTAA
- a CDS encoding UDP-N-acetylmuramoyl-L-alanyl-D-glutamate--2,6-diaminopimelate ligase, translated as MKLTQLLPEFPELKLRSVPNGKSSDGIELGYIQSDSRKTNLEDIFCVSDSLGSKKEEYISNTKASLILIRSGSSIVLPDSKIILETEIDPEQLQGRIASFLLGHPSKELEIVAVTGTNGKTSLTNILFALAKEQGRNCGLIGTIGVKFGDQLIDTGYTTPDASSLNLILKEMKDRGVDTVFMEASSHGLKLGRMNGISLKAGVFTNLTQDHLDFHPNMEDYFESKFRLFEILDSSRSPFAVVDFVSPGGKELLERIQSRLPSLKVRALDGPRGEWKIGDPSLNLQGTSYSLLSDGISHLIHTNLLGSFNVRNTALAWITGIGLGLDPQKMSSSLERIPQIPGRFQIVYSKDRSRMAVVDYAHTPDALENIIRSVRDSKPKQLITLFGCGGDRDRTKRPKMARIAEELSDQVILTSDNPRTEEPESILDEIQTGFSKGFVPLLREVDRAKAIAEGVAVLPEGGCLLVAGKGHEEYQIIGKEKRHFSDVEQVQKAFGLF; from the coding sequence ATGAAGTTAACCCAGCTTCTCCCTGAATTTCCAGAACTCAAACTCAGATCCGTTCCAAACGGCAAGTCGTCCGATGGAATCGAACTCGGTTATATCCAATCCGATTCTCGAAAGACAAACTTAGAAGATATCTTCTGCGTCTCCGATTCCCTCGGTTCTAAAAAAGAAGAATATATTTCCAATACAAAGGCTTCCTTGATTTTGATTCGGAGCGGTTCTTCGATCGTTCTTCCGGATTCTAAGATTATTTTAGAAACCGAAATCGATCCCGAACAACTCCAAGGAAGAATCGCTTCCTTTCTTCTCGGTCACCCTTCGAAAGAGTTGGAGATCGTCGCGGTGACGGGAACCAACGGAAAAACTTCTCTTACGAATATTCTCTTCGCATTAGCAAAAGAGCAAGGACGCAACTGCGGTTTGATCGGAACGATCGGAGTGAAATTCGGAGATCAACTGATTGATACGGGTTATACTACGCCGGACGCTTCCTCTCTCAATCTCATTCTCAAGGAGATGAAGGATCGGGGAGTGGACACCGTTTTTATGGAAGCGAGTTCTCACGGTCTCAAACTCGGAAGGATGAACGGAATTTCTCTGAAGGCGGGCGTCTTTACCAATCTCACTCAGGACCATCTCGACTTTCATCCGAACATGGAAGACTATTTTGAAAGTAAGTTCCGCCTTTTTGAAATCTTGGATTCTTCTCGTTCTCCGTTTGCAGTAGTTGATTTTGTTTCTCCGGGAGGAAAAGAACTCTTGGAAAGAATTCAATCTCGTCTTCCAAGTCTCAAGGTCCGCGCGCTCGACGGTCCGCGGGGAGAATGGAAGATCGGAGATCCTTCCCTCAATCTCCAGGGCACTTCGTATTCTCTTTTATCGGATGGGATTTCTCATTTGATTCATACCAATCTTTTGGGTTCGTTTAACGTTCGTAATACGGCCCTCGCTTGGATCACCGGAATCGGGCTCGGCTTGGATCCGCAAAAGATGTCTTCTTCTTTGGAAAGAATTCCGCAGATCCCGGGACGTTTCCAAATCGTCTACAGCAAGGACCGTTCGAGAATGGCGGTTGTCGATTACGCTCATACCCCGGACGCTCTGGAAAATATTATCCGAAGTGTCCGAGATTCTAAACCGAAACAACTGATCACTCTTTTCGGTTGCGGAGGAGATCGGGACCGTACCAAACGTCCGAAGATGGCGCGGATCGCGGAAGAACTTTCGGATCAGGTCATTCTTACCTCCGATAATCCGAGGACGGAAGAACCGGAATCCATCTTGGACGAGATCCAGACCGGCTTTTCCAAAGGTTTTGTTCCGCTCCTCAGGGAAGTGGACCGGGCCAAGGCGATCGCAGAAGGTGTGGCGGTTTTACCGGAAGGGGGTTGTCTTCTCGTCGCCGGAAAGGGTCACGAAGAATATCAAATCATTGGAAAAGAAAAACGTCACTTCAGCGACGTGGAGCAGGTTCAAAAAGCCTTCGGTCTTTTTTAA
- the mraY gene encoding phospho-N-acetylmuramoyl-pentapeptide-transferase: MFYYLYDLYFNHLDSLRIFSYVTFRALMAGLTSMLVTFWLGHRVIDFLYGLKFRESVRDDGPKSHEAKKGTPTMGGLLIIGSLLLSVLLWGNLKNPNIVMLAVFSLFFSALGFADDYMKSVKKIKGGMRARTKFLLSILISLGFCILFFYYTGHTPPGHSGKIPFQLTDLFFPFVKGPVLALGLLAIPFSIIVIIGSSHAVNLTDGLDGLATGTVAIAVVTLGIIAYFSGTPIVANYLNIPYLPGAHEYSVFLSALAGALLGFLWFNAHPAQIFMGDTGSLFLGATLGMVVILLKKEILLLILGAIFVCEALSVILQVGSFKLTGKRIFKMAPLHHHFELGGLKETKIVIRFWIIAVILAIISLSTLKIQ, translated from the coding sequence ATGTTTTACTATCTCTACGATCTTTACTTCAACCATCTGGACTCCCTTCGCATTTTTAGCTACGTTACGTTTCGCGCCTTGATGGCGGGATTGACTTCGATGTTGGTCACGTTCTGGCTCGGTCATCGTGTGATCGACTTTTTATACGGACTCAAGTTTAGAGAATCCGTTCGGGACGACGGCCCAAAATCCCACGAGGCAAAAAAGGGAACTCCTACGATGGGGGGTCTTTTGATCATCGGTTCTCTACTTCTTTCGGTTCTTCTCTGGGGGAATCTTAAAAATCCGAACATCGTGATGCTCGCCGTTTTTTCTCTCTTTTTCTCCGCTCTCGGTTTTGCGGACGATTATATGAAATCGGTAAAAAAGATCAAAGGTGGGATGCGCGCGAGGACGAAGTTTCTTCTTTCGATTCTGATTTCTCTCGGGTTTTGTATATTATTCTTTTATTATACGGGTCATACTCCTCCGGGACATTCCGGTAAAATTCCGTTTCAATTGACGGATTTGTTTTTTCCTTTTGTAAAGGGGCCTGTTCTTGCGCTCGGACTTCTTGCGATTCCGTTTTCGATCATCGTGATCATCGGTTCTTCTCACGCCGTGAATTTGACTGACGGACTCGACGGACTCGCGACCGGAACCGTTGCGATCGCCGTTGTTACGTTAGGAATCATCGCTTACTTTTCGGGAACCCCGATCGTCGCAAATTATCTCAACATTCCTTATCTTCCGGGCGCTCACGAATATTCGGTATTCTTATCCGCGCTCGCGGGAGCTCTTCTCGGATTTCTCTGGTTCAACGCTCATCCGGCTCAGATTTTTATGGGGGACACGGGTTCTCTCTTTTTAGGCGCGACCCTGGGAATGGTCGTGATTCTTCTGAAGAAGGAAATTCTTCTTTTGATCTTGGGTGCGATTTTTGTTTGTGAAGCTCTTTCGGTAATTCTTCAAGTGGGATCCTTTAAGTTGACTGGAAAAAGAATCTTTAAGATGGCTCCTCTGCATCATCACTTTGAATTGGGAGGATTGAAAGAAACCAAGATCGTAATTCGATTTTGGATCATCGCGGTCATCCTCGCGATCATCTCCTTATCGACTCTCAAAATTCAATGA
- a CDS encoding FtsW/RodA/SpoVE family cell cycle protein: protein MIDFIGRKWREIWGTGKTSLDVLLIVTIFILLFLGLCVMYSSSSITAWREFKDSEYFLKKQAIWTCVSLVFFFFFSVFPYQKLEKLAALGMLVAIGLLILVFIPGVGKSVSTYYGRNFHRWIALGPYQLQPSEVAKVAVLIYLASLFKKLKLESAPDYKKLLLPSVLLLTVIVLILVEPAFGTTLEILFVILGFIFLFGFPFRNLLVVGIVSLPLIYILIDRVGYRKKRVEVWLDPYRYRFDEGHQLVTSFRAFLDGGWFGNKLASGYAHRYLTYSHTDFVLATFVEDFGFVGFMIFIFLILMLLFRSFYLVQKIKDPFGFYLGAGILIILGTQFIINMFVVTGIFPITGISLPFVSYGGSSILIVLISLGILVNITRKENLGL from the coding sequence ATGATCGATTTTATCGGAAGGAAGTGGAGAGAAATCTGGGGAACGGGAAAAACGTCCTTGGATGTTCTTCTTATCGTAACGATCTTTATTCTTCTTTTTTTGGGACTCTGCGTTATGTATTCTTCTTCGAGCATCACCGCTTGGAGAGAGTTTAAGGATTCGGAATACTTTCTCAAAAAACAGGCGATCTGGACCTGCGTGAGTCTTGTGTTTTTCTTTTTTTTCTCGGTCTTTCCGTATCAGAAACTCGAAAAACTCGCCGCCTTAGGAATGTTAGTCGCGATCGGACTTTTGATTCTTGTATTCATTCCCGGGGTGGGAAAATCGGTTTCCACGTATTACGGAAGAAACTTTCACAGATGGATCGCCCTCGGCCCGTATCAACTCCAACCCTCGGAAGTCGCCAAGGTCGCTGTTTTGATCTATTTGGCTTCGCTTTTTAAAAAATTAAAATTAGAATCCGCTCCCGATTACAAAAAACTTTTGCTCCCTTCGGTTTTACTTCTCACTGTGATCGTTTTGATTCTTGTGGAACCAGCGTTCGGAACCACATTAGAAATTCTTTTTGTAATTTTGGGTTTTATTTTCTTATTTGGATTTCCTTTTCGAAATTTGCTCGTCGTAGGTATTGTATCCCTTCCTCTGATTTACATTCTGATCGATCGGGTCGGTTATCGAAAGAAGAGGGTGGAAGTTTGGTTGGATCCTTATCGATATCGATTCGACGAAGGTCATCAGCTCGTCACTTCGTTTCGTGCGTTTTTGGACGGAGGTTGGTTTGGAAACAAACTCGCCTCGGGTTACGCCCATCGTTATCTCACCTACAGCCATACTGACTTCGTATTAGCAACGTTCGTCGAAGATTTCGGTTTTGTGGGTTTTATGATTTTTATCTTTCTAATCCTAATGCTTCTGTTCCGTTCTTTTTATTTGGTTCAGAAGATTAAGGATCCGTTTGGCTTTTATTTGGGAGCGGGAATACTGATTATCTTGGGAACACAATTTATCATCAATATGTTCGTTGTCACAGGAATCTTTCCGATCACCGGGATCAGCTTACCGTTTGTAAGTTATGGGGGATCGTCGATTCTCATCGTATTGATTTCTCTTGGAATTCTTGTCAATATAACGAGAAAGGAAAACCTAGGTCTATGA
- a CDS encoding UDP-N-acetylglucosamine--N-acetylmuramyl-(pentapeptide) pyrophosphoryl-undecaprenol N-acetylglucosamine transferase, with amino-acid sequence MRSIVIAAGGTGGHISPGVALAEVLTDLKEQIGYENLYLFSLERNRNNPDLEQAPCNVLWHNLPPLSSNILLFPFRYTYQILKTFLLFRKLNVDVVIGMGGYSTVASILYGVLFRKKVYLCEQNCIPGNVNRLFFRFANKAAFSFPPVNHSVPCDWLIIGNPLRKKTLPKMSLKFSEKYDTKKKKQFNVLVMGGSQGARQINNIVVRLMDHDEINTQFRFRLLTGSALYEEVSQKTKKDAELISYTDNMKEQYEWANFVIARSGSGVLSECAAFALPMILIPYPYAKDDHQMANAKYFELNGAAVVLDQKDEDESHLFRILDKLANDVSLLNDMSIRSLQCSHVDAARDTAKYFFSLD; translated from the coding sequence ATGAGATCGATTGTAATCGCAGCCGGCGGGACCGGAGGACATATATCACCGGGAGTGGCTCTTGCGGAAGTTCTCACGGACTTAAAAGAGCAGATCGGATATGAGAATTTATATCTTTTTTCTTTAGAGAGGAATCGAAACAATCCGGACTTGGAACAAGCTCCGTGTAACGTTCTCTGGCACAATCTTCCTCCTCTTTCCAGTAATATTCTTCTTTTTCCCTTTCGTTATACGTATCAGATTCTAAAAACATTTTTGCTCTTCCGTAAACTCAACGTGGACGTCGTCATCGGGATGGGCGGTTACTCGACCGTCGCTTCGATTTTATACGGAGTTCTTTTTAGAAAAAAAGTCTATCTCTGCGAACAGAATTGTATTCCCGGAAACGTGAACCGATTGTTTTTTCGATTCGCCAATAAGGCCGCGTTTAGTTTTCCTCCGGTCAATCATTCCGTTCCTTGCGATTGGTTGATTATCGGAAATCCTTTGAGAAAGAAGACACTTCCAAAGATGTCTTTGAAGTTTTCAGAAAAATACGACACCAAAAAGAAGAAGCAGTTTAACGTGCTCGTGATGGGCGGAAGCCAGGGCGCGAGACAGATCAACAATATCGTAGTTCGTCTGATGGACCACGACGAAATCAACACTCAATTTCGATTTCGCTTATTAACGGGCTCGGCTTTATACGAAGAAGTTTCGCAAAAGACGAAGAAAGACGCGGAACTCATCTCCTATACTGACAATATGAAAGAACAATACGAATGGGCGAACTTTGTGATCGCTCGTTCCGGTTCGGGTGTTTTGTCCGAATGCGCGGCCTTTGCTCTTCCTATGATTCTCATCCCTTATCCTTATGCAAAGGATGATCATCAGATGGCGAACGCGAAGTATTTCGAACTCAACGGTGCGGCCGTCGTATTGGATCAGAAAGACGAAGACGAATCCCATCTTTTTAGAATTTTGGACAAATTGGCAAACGACGTATCTTTGTTAAACGACATGTCTATCAGATCTCTTCAGTGCTCTCACGTCGACGCTGCGAGAGACACCGCGAAATACTTTTTCTCTCTGGACTAA
- the murC gene encoding UDP-N-acetylmuramate--L-alanine ligase encodes MLADWKSFQRPFFLGIGGSGMSSLAFLLLEKGMKVGGYDGKHSAVVEKLIQNGATVLNKSDTLEVENYDLAIYSSAIRLDSHPLVKKFREKGISIVHRSELLHQVMSEKKQISVAGSHGKTTTTAMTAFLLDRCGFSPSVMVGGEVAFLNGRGGSWGKGEWAVFESDESDGTFNNHNAEIRILTNVDEDHLDYYQTRENLLKAFARYMERASQRLILNLDDIGIKDALPLFGDHSKILGFARIQSADTKEIFQDERIKDSKVALYKIERETLTFYFQKKEYSFSLKYPGEHYLKNALAAILACFEAGADLDKLVKEIPEYSGVSRRLEYLGGKNGIDVYDDYGHHPTEIKAVIQSMEGLKNGGRAVILFQPHRYTRTQNLYKEFAESLDTGETVYLLPIYSAGEDPIEGVETKLIADAMTKPVKILSKDIEEGVKELSRFLKPGDKFVTLGAGNVRDWGISFLKN; translated from the coding sequence ATGCTAGCTGACTGGAAATCTTTTCAAAGACCGTTCTTTCTTGGAATCGGAGGATCGGGAATGTCCTCTCTTGCCTTTCTTCTTTTGGAAAAGGGAATGAAAGTCGGCGGTTACGACGGCAAACATTCGGCTGTTGTTGAAAAATTGATTCAGAACGGAGCGACCGTCCTCAACAAGTCGGACACGCTCGAAGTGGAGAATTACGATCTTGCCATCTATTCATCCGCGATCCGATTGGACTCTCATCCGTTAGTCAAAAAATTTCGGGAGAAGGGAATCTCGATCGTACATCGTTCGGAACTTCTTCACCAAGTGATGTCCGAAAAAAAACAGATCTCGGTCGCGGGCTCCCACGGAAAAACCACAACCACTGCGATGACCGCGTTCTTATTGGATCGATGCGGATTCTCTCCTTCGGTGATGGTCGGCGGAGAAGTCGCGTTTTTAAACGGAAGAGGCGGTTCTTGGGGAAAGGGAGAATGGGCGGTTTTCGAATCCGACGAATCCGACGGAACATTCAATAATCATAATGCTGAAATCCGGATTCTTACAAACGTAGACGAGGATCATCTTGACTACTATCAAACGAGGGAGAATCTTCTCAAGGCCTTTGCTCGTTATATGGAACGTGCATCGCAAAGATTGATCCTAAACTTGGACGATATCGGGATCAAGGACGCGCTTCCGCTCTTTGGAGATCATTCTAAAATTTTGGGTTTTGCAAGGATACAATCCGCCGATACAAAAGAGATTTTTCAAGACGAAAGAATCAAGGATTCTAAAGTCGCTCTCTATAAGATAGAAAGGGAGACTCTCACATTCTATTTTCAAAAAAAAGAATATTCTTTTTCTCTAAAATATCCTGGAGAACACTATCTTAAAAATGCTCTCGCGGCGATTCTTGCGTGTTTCGAGGCGGGAGCGGACTTGGATAAGCTCGTCAAAGAAATTCCGGAATACTCGGGAGTCAGCCGAAGACTGGAATACCTCGGCGGCAAAAACGGAATCGATGTCTACGACGACTACGGACACCACCCGACGGAGATCAAAGCGGTGATTCAATCCATGGAAGGTCTGAAGAACGGCGGAAGGGCGGTGATCTTGTTTCAACCGCATCGATATACGAGAACTCAGAATTTATATAAGGAATTTGCGGAAAGCCTGGACACGGGAGAAACGGTTTATCTTTTACCGATCTATTCTGCGGGAGAGGATCCGATCGAAGGGGTCGAAACAAAACTCATCGCAGATGCGATGACAAAACCTGTAAAAATCCTTTCCAAAGATATCGAAGAAGGAGTGAAAGAACTCTCTCGTTTTTTAAAACCCGGCGACAAATTCGTGACCCTCGGCGCCGGAAACGTTCGAGACTGGGGAATCTCTTTTTTAAAAAATTAG
- a CDS encoding tetratricopeptide repeat protein: MKNLFFPICIALTVLFHSSLGAEIQWEKSVKTAFEKAKANGKPIFIDVYADWCAYCKTLKKEIYPKKEVQNELSKFVTLSLDGDTFPNLKRKYGIEGYPSMLFLDQNGSLIDKITGMPDSKMILKYLKNAYARRNLEKEYLDKLAKDPEGTKTNFQAGVYYFEAREYAKAIQYFKKAIESGDSKSTDKKHDALYNLGISYLEVGNFKSSVETFSAYLAKYPNGDAASAFFFRANAYEELNRKEEAKSDYKKALELTSDAEEKKDLQIRIDSLN; this comes from the coding sequence ATGAAGAATTTATTTTTCCCAATCTGCATCGCTCTTACCGTCCTCTTCCATTCTTCTCTTGGAGCCGAGATCCAATGGGAAAAATCGGTGAAGACCGCTTTCGAAAAAGCGAAGGCAAACGGCAAACCGATCTTTATCGACGTCTACGCCGACTGGTGCGCGTACTGCAAAACTCTCAAGAAAGAAATCTATCCCAAAAAAGAAGTTCAAAATGAACTCTCCAAGTTTGTGACACTTTCTCTCGACGGAGACACCTTCCCGAATCTAAAAAGAAAATACGGAATCGAAGGATATCCTTCCATGCTCTTCTTAGATCAGAACGGAAGTTTAATCGATAAGATCACCGGAATGCCGGACTCAAAGATGATTCTTAAATATTTAAAGAATGCTTACGCGAGAAGAAATCTTGAAAAAGAATATTTAGACAAACTCGCAAAAGACCCCGAAGGAACCAAAACGAATTTTCAAGCGGGAGTCTATTACTTTGAGGCAAGAGAATACGCAAAGGCGATTCAGTATTTTAAAAAAGCGATCGAATCCGGAGATTCCAAAAGCACGGATAAAAAACACGACGCCCTCTACAACCTTGGAATTTCCTATCTTGAAGTCGGCAATTTTAAGTCTTCCGTCGAAACCTTCAGCGCATATCTCGCAAAATATCCGAATGGCGACGCCGCGTCCGCTTTCTTTTTTAGAGCCAACGCATACGAAGAATTGAATCGAAAAGAAGAGGCAAAATCGGATTACAAAAAAGCTTTGGAACTCACGAGCGACGCGGAAGAGAAAAAAGACTTACAGATTAGAATCGATTCTCTAAATTAG
- the hisE gene encoding phosphoribosyl-ATP diphosphatase, producing the protein MEFLLQLENILKKRKQELPDKSYTADLFRGGVDRILKKVGEEAGEVIIAAKNADKKELTHEAADLLFHLQVLLVEQGLSLQDVVEELRKRHS; encoded by the coding sequence ATGGAATTTTTATTACAGTTGGAAAATATTCTTAAAAAAAGAAAACAGGAACTTCCTGATAAATCTTATACGGCCGATCTGTTTCGCGGCGGAGTGGATCGTATTCTAAAAAAAGTCGGAGAAGAAGCCGGTGAGGTGATCATCGCGGCTAAGAATGCGGACAAAAAAGAACTCACCCACGAAGCGGCGGATTTACTTTTTCACCTGCAGGTTTTATTAGTCGAGCAAGGTCTTTCTCTGCAAGACGTCGTGGAAGAACTTCGCAAACGCCATTCGTAA